The Papaver somniferum cultivar HN1 chromosome 3, ASM357369v1, whole genome shotgun sequence genome includes a region encoding these proteins:
- the LOC113357473 gene encoding probable serine/threonine-protein kinase At1g54610, with translation MGCLFTKEKTLPSSTTSTRVDLEVKQEVVSSEITTQKVEVENGEKLVEEEKQPKPPPKTEKKKSKANTSNSKLSSTLPKNVYGSGQLVGGWPAWLSAVAGEAIKGWTPRRADSFEKLCKIGQGTYSNVYKARDTLTGKIVALKKVRFDNLEPESVKFMAREILILRRLDHPNVIKLEGLVTSRMSCSLYLVFEYMEHDLAGLAASPSIKFTEPQVKCYMNQLLSGLEHCHTKGVLHRDIKGSNLLLDNEGMLKIADFGLASFFDPNHKQPMTSRVVTLWYRPPELLLGATDYGVGVDLWSAGCILAELLAGKPIMPGRTEVEQLHKIFKLCGSPSEEYWKKSKLPHATIFKPQQPYKRCIAETFKDFPPASLPLIETLLAIDPAERQTATAALMSEFFTTTPYACDPSSLPQYPPSKEMDAKLRDEEARRLRAAAGKGNGEKKIRTRDRTMRAYPVPEANAELQANLDRRRLITHANAKSKSEKFPPPHQDGALGFPLGSSQYMDPTFDPPDVPYSSTALTYQKGPLQNWSGPLVDPTANGNSRRKKQTASDARARSKPPTKESQKDKGGIKIRGN, from the exons ATGGGTTGTCTATTTACAAAGGAGAAAACTTTgccatcatcaacaacatcaacaagagTTGATTTGGAGGTGAAGCAAGAAGTAGTCTCATCTGAGATTACTACTCAGAAAGTTGAAGTTGAGAATGGTGAGAAATTGGTAGAAGAAGAGAAACAACCAAAACCTCCACCCAAGACCGAAAAGAAAAAATCTAAGGCAAATACTAGTAATAGTAAACTTAGTAGTACTCTTCCCAAAAATGTTTATGGTAGTGGCCAACTTGTTGGTGGATGGCCAGCTTGGTTATCAGCTGTTGCTGGTGAAGCTATTAAAGGATGGACTCCTCGACGAGCCGATAGTTTTGAGAAGCTCTGTAAG ATTGGACAAGGAACGTATAGTAATGTATACAAAGCAAGAGATACTTTGACGGGAAAGATTGTAGCATTAAAGAAAGTTAGGTTTGATAATTTAGAACCTGAGAGTGTAAAATTTATGGCTAGAGAGATACTTATATTGAGAAGATTGGATCATCCTAATGTTATAAAGTTAGAAGGGTTAGTGACTTCAAGGATGTCGTGTAGTTTGTATCTTGTATTTGAATATATGGAGCATGATCTTGCTGGTTTAGCTGCAAGCCCATCGATTAAATTTACGGAGCCTCAG gttaagtgttatatgaatcaACTGTTGTCAGGGCTTGAACACTGTCACACAAAAGGTGTGTTGCATCGGGATATCAAAGGGTCGAATCTCCTtcttgataatgaagggatgctTAAGATTGCAGATTTTGGTTTGGCTTCATTCTTTGATCCTAATCACAAGCAGCCTATGACTAGTCGAGTGGTTACTTTGTGGTATAGACCTCCAGAGCTCCTTTTAGGGGCCACTGATTATGGTGTAGGTGTAGACCTGTGGAGTGCAGGTTGCATTCTAGCCGAATTATTGGCTGGTAAACCTATCATGCCTGGGCGGACAGAG GTGGAACAATTGCATAAAATTTTCAAGTTATGTGGATCACCTTCTGAGGAATATTGGAAAAAGTCAAAACTTCCACATGCTACCATATTTAAGCCTCAACAACCGTACAAGCGGTGCATAGCAGAGACATTTAAAGACTTCCCTCCAGCATCACTGCCACTAATTGAAACTCTTCTTGCAATTGACCCAGCTGAGCGCCAAACTGCAACTGCTGCATTGATGAGTGAA TTTTTCACAACGACACCCTACGCATGCGATCCGTCAAGTCTTCCACAATATCCTCCAAGCAAGGAGATGGATGCTAAGTTACGCGATGAAGAAGCTCGAAG GCTTCGAGCTGCTGCTGGCAAAGGCAACGGTGAGAAGAAAATTCGCACTCGTGATCGAACCATGAGGGCTTATCCTGTTCCAGAAGCCAATGCAGAGCTTCAAGCCAATCTAGAT CGACGCCGTCTAATAACACACGCCAACGCAAAGAGCAAAAGTGAGAAGTTTCCACCACCACACCAAGATGGAGCACTTGGCTTCCCATTGGGTTCTTCACAATACATGGATCCTACATTCGATCCTCCTGATGTTCCGTATAGTTCCACGGCATTGACATACCAGAAAGGGCCATTACAAAATTGGTCTGGTCCACTGGTGGATCCTACTGCCAATGGCAATTCAAGAAGGAAGAAACAGACAGCTAGTGATGCCCGTGCACGCTCCAAACCGCCAACCAAGGAATCTCAGAAAGATAAAGGTGGTATTAAGATCAGAGGTAACTGA